The Candidatus Wallbacteria bacterium genomic interval GGGCTACGATGCATATCTTCCCGGAGGAGGAATGCTGATCTGGCATGTGGATGAGCAGGTTTTGGCATCCAAATGGCTGGATAACAATGTCAATTCAGATTATAATCACAAAGGTGTCGATCTGGAAGAAGCCGACGCTTCCAACAGCCTCGACAGAAAAGCTAATAAAGGAGATCAGGGCGATCCTTTTCCGGGGACATCCCTGAAAACCTCCTTCACTCCGGACACCGCTCCCTCCAGCAATTCATACTATGCTGGACTGAAATCCGCAGTCTTCCTGAAAAATATCCACGCCTCAGATGCAGGAATCGGATTCGACAAGGAAAGCAGCTTCGGATTTTTGGCAGGGATTTTTTTCCATCCACTGTCAGCGAAACTTCTATTCATGAGCATTGCCTCAACTGCTGCCCTGGACAGCCAGGAACTTTCAGTCAATCTTACGGAAGGGCAGTCCCTGAGACAGATCTCAGCCGTCCATTTAACCGGGAACACCTATTTTGCGACCTGTGAAATAAATAACCCTTCGAACTGTCTGAACCTGGATCTTTCCGGACGCGTTTCAGGCATCCTTAAAACTGCCAGTCTGCAATTCACCGCAGCAGGTGTGAAGAAGACATTTTTCGCCCCTGCAGCTTCTGGAGCGGGACATGACTAAAAGGTTTGCCTATGCCTTCCTGATTGCGTTTCTGTTCCTGTCGGCCTGCGGAGGTGGAGGAAGCGATGGAGGCGGTGGAACGGTCACGCCTTTGACTTCCATTAACGGCAGTGTATACCAGGTGGCGGAAGAATTTGTTGCCAGCCTCCCGGCACCTGCCGGATATTCTCCTGTTTCCGGTACAGCTGCTTTCACCCCGCTCAATGGAAATTTTACGAGGACAGTAATGATTTCCGGTTCTTCTTTCAGCTTGCCTCTGTATGAAGATGATTTCACCTTCTCCGGAACAGGGGGTGTGATCACAGGCAATCTCAGGATCAGTTTCGGGGGCAAGACCGCAGATGGAAGAATCAGCGCTAACCGGAATTTTCCCTCCAATGATTATGAGCTGCGCATCACCACAACCAGTCTGGCCAGTAACCAGCTGGTAGTTCTTCCCAAACAAGGCAGCACTACAGCAGGCAGCTTCAATCTGAAGCTTTATTATTTCAATGCGATTGGAAATCTGATCGAGTTCAATTCCGCCGACCTTTTTTTTCAGGAAAACGGGAAATCAGCTACTTATACCCCTGGAGGTGTAACTATTCCTTTCACAGAGAGCGAGTACGCCATGTTCAGTTCAGGAATGGCCAACCTGATGATCAAAACAACTGATGTTTTCGCGCGGAAAACGCTGGATGTCACTTCCGATCATGCACTGGTGATTATCGAATCCGGGAACGAGGATTTGGCTCGCGAACGTCTGAACGGCAGCAATGCGATCAGCATATATTCCGCATACCGGATGCTCATTGCGGGGCAGTTCGCCGGCTGTCTGGCAACACTTTCAGGACTGAATACCGATCCTGCCGAAAGCCGGGAGTCCCAGATTGCTGCCAGCCTTGCGTATTTCGGGGAGAAAAATTGGGCTGCTGCCTATTCCAGCATCGCTTCCTCAAAAAGCTCTTCCCAGCTGGCTGCAGTGATTTATGCCTCTCTGGCCTCGATCTGCGAAACCACTCCCGCCGGTTTCACCGGGGCTGCCTCCAATCTTGAATCTCTGCTCCCTCCGGGACTATATTTATCAGATGGATACAGCCTCGGAATTTCCAACACCGACGCCCATACGGTCTGTGCGATTTGCGATTATTATGCGGGAGACAAGACTTCCGCTGCAAGCCAACTGGCTGAACTGCAGACTCTGCTGAGCCGGATCGGACAGGACAGTTTCAGGCATTCGGCAGCCGGCCCGGTTAGCGAAACCGTAAACCAAATCTAGTCAAGGAGTGGCAATGCAGCTATCTAGAAAAATTTCGGGACTTTCACCTTCTCAGACCCTGGTAATCACTAAGAAAGCCCAGGATCTGAAGAAATCAGGAAAAGACACTGTGATCCTCTGTGCAGGTGAACCGGATTTTCCAACTCCGCTTCCTGTGGCTGAAGCCGGAATCAAGGCCATCCGTGACGGCAAGACGAAATACACAGCCAACCCGGGGATCATCGAACTCAGGGAAGCCATTGCCGAGAAACTTCTGACTGAGAATGGCCTTAAGTATTCTCCGGACGAGATAATAGTCACGAACGGAGCTAAGCAGGCAATTTACAATGGATTCCGCTGTCTGCTCAACTCCGGCGATGAAGTCCTGGTTCCTTCTCCATGCTGGGTCAGCTACGTTGAACAGATCAAGCTGGCCCACGGAATCCCCACTCTCGTTTTCGGAGCCTCTGTCAAACCACAGGCAGAGGAAATGGCTCGAAAAATCACTTCCAAAACCACCGCCCTGATCATCAATTCTCCCAATAATCCGGTAGGTTATATTTACAACAAGCAGGAACTGATCGAGATCGCCCGGCTCTGCCAGGAAAGGGATCTGATCCTGCTTTCGGACGAAATCTATGAAAAAATCATCTTCGATGATAACAAGCATTTTTCGCCGCCGGCTCTTGTTCCTGAGATCAGGAATCGGACACTGCTGATCAACGGTTTTTCCAAGGCTTTCTCCATGACGGGATGGCGCATCGGCTATGCTGCAGGCCCCAAGGACATGATCACCCTCCTCAACCGCATCCAGAGTCATCAGACTTCCAATGCCTGCACAATTTCCCAGTATGCAGCGCTGGAAGGGTTGAAAAATCCCGAAGTGCAACTGGAGGTGCGGAAAATGGTGAAAACCTTCAGCGAGAGAAGGGACTACTTCACCTCAGAACTTGACAAAATCCCTCATCTCAGCTATTACAAGCCGGAAGGGGCTTTCTATGTCTTCGTGAAAGTGGACCATTACTACAACCAGGAAATCCGGAATTCCAACGAACTCTGCAACTGGCTTCTGGATGAGTTCATGTTGGCTGTTGTGCCGGGAGAATCCTTCTTCTCTGAAGAATATATCAGGATCTCCTTTGCGGCTTCCTGGGAAGAACTGGAAAAAGGCCTGGTACGACTGAAAAAAGCGCTGGGGAGGCTTTCCCAAAAGTGACCCTCAAGTCATACGGACTTTCAGACATCGGGAAAAAGAGGACTAACAATGAAGACTCTTTCCTTATGCGCGAGCAGCTGTTCTGTGTGGCTGACGGCATGGGAGGGTATTCTTTCGGGGAAAAAGCCTCCAAAATGGCGACTGCACTTTTAGCAAGCCTGTACGAGATCAGCGAAACCACATTGACGCAAGGCAATGTGGCGGAAACCTTACTCGACTGGGTGAAAGAGATCAACGGCCAGATCTACCGCGAAAATCAGAAAGAATCCTCTCACATGGGCACTACGATTGCTTTATCCCTGTTTCTGAATGACAAATTATTTCTGGCCAATGTAGGTGACAGCCGGATTTACCGGATCTCTCCCAAAATCGGGATCGAACAGATTACTGACGATCATTCACTGGTGGCTGAGCAGGTCCGTCTTGGCTTAATCACTGAAGAAGAAGCCAGGAATCACCCCAGGAGAAACATCATCACCAGAGCGCTGGGGATCTTCCCTGATGTCAATGTAGATACCTTCACCTGTACCCCTCAAGCAGAAGATTTTTTCCTGCTCTGTTCGGACGGCCTGTGTTCCTTGGTAAATAATGATAAAATTGCAGAAATCATCTTAATGCCTGAAATTGACTTGAAAGCCAAGGCTAGGGACTTGATCGCAGCCGCCA includes:
- a CDS encoding pyridoxal phosphate-dependent aminotransferase, whose protein sequence is MQLSRKISGLSPSQTLVITKKAQDLKKSGKDTVILCAGEPDFPTPLPVAEAGIKAIRDGKTKYTANPGIIELREAIAEKLLTENGLKYSPDEIIVTNGAKQAIYNGFRCLLNSGDEVLVPSPCWVSYVEQIKLAHGIPTLVFGASVKPQAEEMARKITSKTTALIINSPNNPVGYIYNKQELIEIARLCQERDLILLSDEIYEKIIFDDNKHFSPPALVPEIRNRTLLINGFSKAFSMTGWRIGYAAGPKDMITLLNRIQSHQTSNACTISQYAALEGLKNPEVQLEVRKMVKTFSERRDYFTSELDKIPHLSYYKPEGAFYVFVKVDHYYNQEIRNSNELCNWLLDEFMLAVVPGESFFSEEYIRISFAASWEELEKGLVRLKKALGRLSQK
- a CDS encoding Stp1/IreP family PP2C-type Ser/Thr phosphatase, with the translated sequence MTLKSYGLSDIGKKRTNNEDSFLMREQLFCVADGMGGYSFGEKASKMATALLASLYEISETTLTQGNVAETLLDWVKEINGQIYRENQKESSHMGTTIALSLFLNDKLFLANVGDSRIYRISPKIGIEQITDDHSLVAEQVRLGLITEEEARNHPRRNIITRALGIFPDVNVDTFTCTPQAEDFFLLCSDGLCSLVNNDKIAEIILMPEIDLKAKARDLIAAANEAGGNDNITIILIEVQNA